A stretch of the Luteolibacter flavescens genome encodes the following:
- a CDS encoding tetratricopeptide repeat protein yields the protein MRCLSSLIAVPLVLGAVSCRKESSTQPGPPVATPETAATETTTADEEVNDKSANIHEEVAAAAKDGDREKLLRLWSTGALVDELVSRGYLGEPDAEAKSRAKAAIDEHSDLLASYLEKRIGESWQPYMTSVTTSGLQVSIYRTRQEDGSRDTVMRFWYRSHEGRTQLVDCEDMTLGYRASTLLLGLVAPAELSWRQPLLDLMAKISQAGSESTFVVAAAVGDEADALIAANPPDELKAFAYKLKAERLLMEGKPADALKAIKEFAAASPGSPWAEFLRGMALMYLHREFEAITAFNSYGKLAGWDATAHDYIAWCHYMEGNEKSAIEHAKQGLLLNKDMTGCLLTMVCSSKPAEIAQLGSYFKNTFDSEQTYAYVLDETMDMDDPGVPKAVFSLMETELPKSGLLEDYRKKVQAID from the coding sequence ATGCGTTGCTTGTCCTCCCTCATCGCCGTGCCGCTTGTCCTCGGCGCTGTCTCTTGTCGCAAAGAAAGCTCCACCCAGCCCGGACCACCGGTCGCAACCCCGGAAACTGCCGCGACCGAAACCACAACCGCTGACGAGGAGGTCAACGACAAGAGTGCGAACATCCACGAAGAGGTCGCAGCCGCGGCCAAGGATGGCGATCGCGAGAAGCTGCTGCGGCTCTGGTCCACCGGGGCGCTGGTCGATGAACTTGTGAGCCGCGGCTATCTCGGCGAGCCCGACGCGGAGGCGAAGTCACGCGCGAAAGCGGCGATCGACGAGCACTCCGACCTGCTCGCCTCCTATCTTGAAAAACGCATCGGCGAATCGTGGCAGCCCTACATGACCAGCGTGACGACGTCCGGGCTGCAGGTGAGCATTTATCGCACTCGCCAGGAAGACGGGTCGCGCGACACGGTGATGCGCTTCTGGTATCGCTCGCATGAAGGACGCACACAACTCGTCGATTGCGAGGACATGACGCTCGGCTATCGCGCCTCCACGCTGCTGCTCGGCCTGGTGGCTCCGGCGGAGCTATCGTGGCGGCAGCCCTTGCTGGACCTTATGGCAAAGATCAGCCAGGCAGGCAGCGAGAGCACCTTTGTCGTAGCTGCCGCCGTCGGCGATGAGGCCGACGCCTTGATCGCCGCAAATCCTCCCGACGAGCTGAAGGCCTTTGCCTACAAGCTGAAGGCCGAGCGCCTGCTCATGGAGGGCAAGCCCGCTGATGCGCTGAAGGCGATCAAGGAATTCGCCGCCGCTTCACCGGGCTCACCCTGGGCGGAGTTCCTGCGCGGGATGGCGCTGATGTATCTCCACCGGGAATTCGAGGCGATCACCGCATTCAACAGCTACGGGAAGCTCGCGGGATGGGATGCCACAGCCCACGACTACATCGCGTGGTGCCACTACATGGAGGGCAACGAGAAGTCGGCGATCGAACACGCGAAGCAGGGCCTGCTGCTCAACAAGGACATGACCGGTTGCCTGCTGACCATGGTCTGCTCCAGCAAGCCTGCGGAAATCGCGCAGCTCGGCAGCTACTTCAAGAACACCTTCGACTCCGAGCAGACCTACGCCTACGTGCTGGACGAAACCATGGACATGGATGACCCGGGGGTTCCCAAGGCGGTATTCTCGCTGATGGAGACTGAGCTTCCAAAGAGCGGGCTGCTTGAGGACTACCGGAAGAAGGTTCAAGCAATCGACTGA
- a CDS encoding VWA domain-containing protein, producing MELLTWMPLLGLAIAVPLFFLVYRRSLVDRPPAMKLAATLCRFIALLLLLLALCRPFFTRKSDDVHVAFLLDGSESVDPGEMRRGIAEIRKSVEGLRPGDTWSLFLFARELRRSDFEQAEKFIAECEAGRGDAAFRSSTDLAGALAGARFDLPANRGRRIVVLSDGLLEGPVAEAAERLSTEKTDLRFVKLGSLDKPEAAVTSIEAGTPLAFEGEMVRFTVKVASNRDMNAKLRLIHRGVAVAEQSIKLTAKEETACHAEVRMVTSGDTVWDAELVPDDDWFPANNHLSMTLPVRGKPRILVIHEKPAQMRPFERLMREQDVTLETRGARGLPDSFEEILAFDAIVLADVPATAISPKQMASLKRYVTDFGGGLIMTGSENTFGIGGYFKTPVEEVLPLVSRFEKDKEKPSLAMVLVIDKSGSMSGPPLELARQAARSAAELLGNQDQIAVIAFDDQPQLVLDLTSAANRAQVAAAIDSIAEGGGTNMQPGIVQARDILRGASAKLKHVIGLTDGQFDPMNIVELCREMSDSGMTVSTVAMGQGAAGDLLSQMAEAGRGRFYQTDAPENVPQIFTRETMQASRSAIKEDLYEPAGVTEHPIMAGFESAAFPPVLGYVMARPKPTAQVLLAVESGDPLLAVGRFGLGTGIAFTGDLTERWGSEWLAWQGCGKFWAQVFRGALRKEESVGIETASHRERGRWDIDVRATDDAGRALSAVPWTGHALDDTGKEFPVSIEESGIGRYRVRVDPGDAPRLTLRLHDPERGKVKTLRWERGYPAEYRLSGQPDPTLAKVESFVSAAPRDGIPVVRIRTSALPWAGLAAIVFMIAGIVLRRV from the coding sequence ATGGAACTGCTCACCTGGATGCCCCTCCTCGGCCTGGCGATTGCCGTGCCGCTGTTCTTCCTCGTTTACCGGCGCTCGCTGGTGGACCGCCCGCCGGCCATGAAGCTGGCGGCGACGCTCTGTCGTTTCATCGCGCTGCTCCTGCTGCTGCTCGCGCTGTGCCGCCCGTTCTTCACGCGCAAGAGCGATGACGTCCATGTCGCGTTCCTGTTAGATGGATCCGAGTCCGTCGATCCCGGCGAGATGCGGCGAGGCATCGCGGAGATCAGGAAGTCCGTCGAGGGTCTCAGGCCCGGCGATACCTGGTCGCTCTTCCTCTTCGCACGGGAGCTGCGGCGCAGCGATTTCGAGCAGGCGGAGAAATTCATCGCCGAGTGCGAGGCAGGCCGTGGCGATGCCGCATTCCGCTCGTCCACGGATCTTGCGGGTGCCTTGGCCGGGGCTCGCTTCGACCTCCCGGCGAATCGCGGGCGGCGCATCGTGGTGCTTTCGGACGGTCTGTTAGAAGGGCCGGTGGCAGAGGCGGCGGAACGTCTTTCCACGGAGAAGACCGACCTGCGCTTCGTGAAGCTCGGCTCGCTCGACAAGCCAGAGGCCGCGGTTACCTCCATCGAGGCGGGCACCCCGCTCGCCTTCGAGGGGGAGATGGTGCGCTTCACCGTGAAGGTCGCGTCGAACCGCGACATGAATGCGAAGCTGCGCCTCATCCACCGCGGCGTCGCCGTGGCGGAGCAGTCCATCAAGCTCACCGCGAAGGAAGAGACCGCCTGTCATGCCGAGGTCCGCATGGTCACCTCCGGCGATACCGTGTGGGATGCGGAGTTGGTCCCGGACGATGACTGGTTCCCCGCGAACAACCACCTCTCGATGACACTGCCGGTGCGTGGGAAGCCGCGCATCCTCGTGATCCACGAGAAGCCCGCGCAGATGCGGCCCTTCGAGCGCCTGATGCGCGAGCAGGACGTGACGCTGGAGACGCGTGGCGCGCGCGGCTTGCCGGATTCCTTCGAGGAGATCCTGGCATTCGATGCCATCGTGCTGGCCGACGTGCCCGCGACCGCGATCTCGCCGAAGCAGATGGCCTCGCTGAAGCGCTACGTCACCGACTTCGGCGGCGGTCTCATCATGACCGGCTCGGAAAATACCTTCGGCATCGGCGGCTATTTCAAGACGCCGGTGGAAGAGGTGCTGCCCCTCGTCTCGCGCTTCGAGAAGGACAAGGAGAAGCCTTCGCTCGCGATGGTGCTGGTGATCGACAAGTCCGGTTCGATGTCCGGTCCGCCGCTGGAGCTAGCTCGCCAGGCGGCACGCAGCGCGGCGGAGCTTCTGGGGAATCAGGACCAGATCGCGGTCATCGCCTTCGACGATCAGCCGCAGCTCGTGCTCGACCTCACCTCCGCGGCCAACCGCGCACAGGTCGCCGCGGCCATCGACTCGATTGCTGAGGGTGGCGGCACGAACATGCAGCCGGGCATTGTGCAGGCGCGCGATATCTTGCGCGGCGCGAGCGCGAAGCTGAAGCACGTGATCGGCCTCACCGACGGCCAGTTCGATCCGATGAACATCGTCGAGCTGTGCCGCGAGATGTCCGACTCCGGTATGACCGTATCCACCGTGGCGATGGGTCAGGGCGCGGCGGGTGACCTGCTTTCGCAGATGGCGGAGGCCGGGCGCGGGCGTTTCTATCAGACGGATGCGCCCGAGAATGTCCCGCAGATTTTCACCCGCGAGACGATGCAGGCCTCGCGCTCCGCGATCAAAGAAGACCTCTACGAGCCGGCGGGCGTGACCGAGCATCCCATCATGGCTGGCTTTGAAAGCGCGGCTTTTCCTCCGGTGCTCGGCTACGTGATGGCCCGGCCAAAGCCGACCGCGCAGGTGCTACTCGCGGTCGAGTCCGGCGATCCGCTGCTGGCGGTGGGGCGCTTCGGTCTTGGCACCGGCATCGCCTTCACCGGCGACCTCACCGAGCGCTGGGGCAGTGAGTGGCTGGCCTGGCAGGGCTGCGGGAAATTCTGGGCGCAGGTCTTCCGTGGCGCGCTGCGGAAGGAGGAGTCGGTGGGCATCGAGACGGCCTCGCACCGCGAGCGCGGGCGCTGGGACATCGACGTCCGCGCCACCGATGACGCCGGGCGTGCACTCTCCGCGGTGCCGTGGACCGGTCACGCGCTGGATGACACCGGCAAGGAATTCCCCGTCAGCATCGAGGAAAGCGGCATCGGTCGCTACCGGGTCCGCGTCGATCCCGGCGATGCGCCGCGGCTGACGCTACGCCTTCACGATCCCGAGCGAGGCAAGGTGAAGACGCTCCGCTGGGAGCGCGGCTATCCGGCGGAGTATCGCCTGTCCGGTCAGCCCGATCCCACCCTGGCGAAGGTGGAGAGCTTTGTCTCCGCCGCTCCGCGCGATGGCATTCCGGTGGTGCGCATCCGCACGAGCGCCCTGCCGTGGGCCGGGCTTGCGGCCATCGTCTTCATGATCGCCGGGATCGTCCTCCGCCGGGTGTAG
- a CDS encoding BatA domain-containing protein → MNFTSPSFLWMLAALAPLAAAYFLKVRPRRFPVNALFLWEKIFQEKKASSLFQRLRDLFSLLLLALALGAIAFAAAGPRPASQDKRDLLIVIDTSPSMRAKTGADGSGKDGLEDAKDRARDIIRALNGTRRAALATASGELDFLSHASDSPKDLTDAISRLQVADVPVGPQTVAALNSCAKGAGSAGRVLLITDGNPGWEGLDPGVEIMRLTPSAPNAGFIAADLDRKPGTTRGAVFFYRIASSVKQETSAELELRHDEMGLARLVPVTLKPGEETSDTLDIDDATPGRWTAELKFPDALATDNVVALGLAEPKPVTVKVVGPQPLFFQRCVESFAQTGGMLSLVDEGADVTISQGSPTTDPRQVIFAPTGESPFWTGGAGEIEVLAAESKIPGHPVTKHLDLEAMRFEGARDLTPVAGALILAASETGKPLIWKARVEGRDALVVNLDPSKGEFFFSPVFPALVHGAAIDLSGRGPALRSAHPTGSRVNAGGPVTKPDGGSIPDGDFTVSKFGHYLATTQAGPRWFGGALFERSETVLDGSGPADSGASVERGYPISFWLLLLAIAMLVIEFLLYHRRKAG, encoded by the coding sequence ATGAACTTCACCTCCCCCAGCTTCCTGTGGATGCTCGCGGCGCTCGCGCCACTCGCCGCGGCGTATTTCCTGAAGGTCCGCCCGCGCCGCTTCCCGGTGAATGCACTCTTCCTCTGGGAAAAGATCTTCCAGGAGAAGAAGGCATCATCGCTCTTCCAGCGCCTGCGTGATCTCTTCTCGCTGCTGCTGCTCGCGCTCGCACTCGGGGCCATCGCCTTCGCCGCGGCGGGGCCGCGTCCGGCATCGCAGGACAAGCGTGACCTGCTCATCGTCATCGACACCTCGCCCTCCATGCGGGCGAAGACGGGAGCCGATGGCAGTGGCAAGGACGGTCTGGAAGACGCGAAGGACCGCGCCCGCGACATCATCCGCGCGCTCAATGGCACCCGCCGTGCCGCGCTGGCCACCGCCTCGGGCGAGCTCGATTTCCTCAGTCACGCCAGCGATTCGCCGAAGGATCTCACCGACGCCATCTCGCGCCTGCAGGTGGCCGACGTGCCCGTGGGGCCGCAGACCGTGGCCGCGCTGAACTCCTGCGCGAAGGGCGCGGGCAGTGCCGGGCGCGTGCTGCTCATCACCGATGGGAATCCCGGATGGGAAGGCCTTGATCCCGGCGTGGAAATCATGCGCCTCACCCCGTCCGCGCCCAATGCCGGCTTCATCGCCGCGGATCTGGACCGCAAGCCCGGCACCACGCGCGGTGCCGTGTTCTTCTACCGTATCGCCTCCTCGGTGAAGCAGGAGACGAGCGCGGAGCTGGAGCTGCGCCACGATGAGATGGGCCTCGCCCGCCTTGTCCCGGTGACTCTCAAGCCCGGCGAGGAGACCAGCGACACGCTGGATATCGACGATGCCACGCCGGGCCGGTGGACCGCCGAATTGAAGTTCCCCGATGCGCTTGCGACGGACAATGTGGTTGCCCTCGGTCTCGCCGAGCCGAAGCCCGTCACCGTAAAGGTCGTCGGCCCGCAGCCGCTTTTCTTCCAGCGCTGCGTCGAGTCATTCGCGCAGACCGGCGGCATGCTTTCCCTCGTGGACGAGGGGGCGGATGTCACCATCTCCCAGGGGAGCCCGACCACGGATCCGCGGCAGGTGATTTTCGCGCCGACCGGCGAGTCGCCCTTCTGGACCGGCGGGGCAGGGGAAATCGAGGTGCTCGCCGCGGAGTCGAAAATCCCCGGCCATCCGGTGACAAAGCATCTGGATCTCGAAGCGATGCGTTTCGAGGGCGCGCGCGATCTCACGCCCGTCGCCGGTGCCTTGATCCTCGCCGCATCCGAGACCGGGAAGCCGCTCATCTGGAAGGCCCGCGTGGAAGGCCGCGATGCTCTCGTGGTGAATCTCGATCCGTCGAAGGGCGAGTTCTTCTTCTCGCCGGTCTTTCCCGCGCTGGTCCATGGCGCGGCCATCGATCTCAGCGGCCGTGGCCCTGCGCTGCGCTCGGCGCACCCCACTGGCTCGCGGGTGAATGCCGGCGGCCCGGTCACGAAGCCGGACGGTGGCTCCATCCCGGACGGTGATTTCACCGTGTCGAAATTCGGCCACTACCTCGCGACCACGCAGGCCGGGCCACGCTGGTTCGGCGGCGCGCTCTTCGAGCGCTCGGAGACCGTGCTGGACGGCAGCGGCCCTGCCGACAGCGGTGCCTCGGTCGAGCGCGGCTATCCCATCTCCTTCTGGCTGCTGCTGCTGGCCATCGCGATGCTCGTCATCGAATTCCTCCTCTATCATCGCCGCAAGGCCGGCTGA
- a CDS encoding DUF58 domain-containing protein, with product MPEPLESLPPGELTGAAFIRRLETLFLLVRRVLGGSMQADRKSTRKGTGITFADYAEYRHGDDYRAIDWRVYARFDELVIKLFELEEDATVYLLLDMSRSMQTKTAMARKLAAALGYIGLNCQDRVACYGMADELRPLLEASRGRGKVLPFLRSLESATCFGKDTDFNTCVKTLQARHRKKGLVVVVSDFLFPGGFEEGLKRLSGLGHDVHAIQVLSEEDLKCDRKGDLELECVESGKRRKVTVTARELDAYAAAVAEWNEKLRVECARRGIGFTRTLDSEAFDEVIRAILQRGGLAA from the coding sequence ATGCCCGAACCCCTCGAATCCCTTCCTCCCGGCGAGCTGACCGGCGCGGCGTTCATCCGTCGCTTGGAGACCTTGTTCCTTCTCGTCCGTCGCGTGCTGGGCGGGTCGATGCAGGCGGACCGCAAGAGCACGCGCAAGGGCACGGGCATCACCTTCGCGGACTACGCCGAGTATCGCCATGGCGATGACTACCGGGCCATCGACTGGCGAGTGTATGCGCGCTTCGACGAGCTGGTCATCAAGCTTTTCGAACTGGAGGAAGATGCGACCGTCTATCTCCTGCTGGATATGAGCCGCTCGATGCAGACGAAGACGGCGATGGCTCGCAAGCTCGCCGCGGCACTCGGCTACATCGGGCTGAATTGCCAGGACCGCGTGGCCTGTTACGGCATGGCGGACGAATTGCGGCCGCTCCTTGAGGCGTCGCGCGGCCGTGGCAAGGTGCTCCCTTTCCTCCGCTCGTTGGAAAGCGCGACCTGCTTCGGCAAGGACACCGACTTCAACACCTGCGTGAAGACGCTCCAGGCGAGGCACCGGAAGAAGGGACTCGTGGTCGTGGTATCGGATTTCCTTTTCCCGGGTGGATTTGAGGAAGGCCTCAAGCGGCTCTCCGGTCTCGGCCATGACGTGCATGCGATCCAGGTGCTGTCCGAGGAGGACCTGAAGTGCGATCGCAAGGGCGATCTGGAGTTGGAGTGCGTGGAGTCCGGCAAGCGCCGCAAGGTGACCGTGACCGCCCGCGAGCTCGATGCTTACGCCGCCGCCGTGGCGGAGTGGAATGAGAAGTTGCGCGTCGAGTGCGCGCGCCGCGGCATCGGCTTCACCCGCACGCTCGACAGCGAGGCCTTCGACGAGGTGATCCGCGCCATCCTACAGAGAGGAGGGCTCGCTGCGTGA